In Streptomyces alboniger, the following are encoded in one genomic region:
- a CDS encoding FecCD family ABC transporter permease, whose translation MSSVPCAPRRIRPIRPVGYAVVRVGRAAFLLHRRAALVALGLGVLLAASCLAYLCVGESYVQPVEALKVVLGQPSADELVVGTLREPRMVVGLLVGAAFGVAGGLIQTVARNPLASPDIIGISHGASALTVGAMTFGVTSYAVLPYLSVIGGIAAAALVYVFAWRGGLHAARFVLIGIGFAIALRSVTTLFMTKGDYLVAQQAQIWMTGSLNGRGWAEADPLALTLLVLLPCVFWAARAQRSVALDDDTATALGVRLGRVRLGLVLLGVVLASVATSAAGPVDFVALLAPQIARRMTRTAQIPLLCSALMGALIVVLADLLARRLFSPTELPVGVLTAAVGAPYLIWLIVRSRSVRNGGTS comes from the coding sequence TGGGCCGTGCCGCCTTCCTCCTGCACCGGCGGGCTGCCCTCGTCGCCCTCGGGCTCGGCGTTCTGCTCGCCGCGAGCTGTCTGGCGTACCTGTGTGTCGGGGAGTCGTACGTCCAGCCCGTCGAGGCGCTGAAGGTCGTCCTCGGGCAGCCCTCCGCCGATGAGCTGGTCGTGGGCACGCTGCGTGAGCCCCGCATGGTCGTGGGGCTCCTCGTCGGCGCCGCGTTCGGGGTGGCCGGCGGGCTCATCCAGACCGTGGCCCGCAATCCGCTCGCCAGCCCGGACATCATCGGCATCAGCCACGGCGCGAGCGCGCTGACGGTCGGCGCGATGACCTTCGGCGTCACCTCGTACGCGGTGCTGCCCTACCTGTCGGTGATCGGCGGCATCGCGGCCGCCGCCCTCGTGTACGTCTTCGCGTGGCGCGGCGGCCTGCACGCCGCCCGGTTCGTGCTCATCGGCATCGGCTTCGCGATCGCGCTGCGTTCGGTGACCACGCTCTTCATGACCAAGGGCGACTACCTCGTCGCCCAGCAGGCGCAGATCTGGATGACGGGCTCCCTCAACGGCCGCGGCTGGGCCGAGGCGGACCCGCTCGCCCTGACGCTGCTCGTGCTGCTGCCGTGCGTGTTCTGGGCGGCCCGCGCGCAGCGTTCGGTCGCCCTGGACGACGACACGGCGACCGCCCTCGGGGTGCGCCTCGGCCGCGTACGCCTCGGGCTCGTCCTGCTCGGCGTCGTCCTCGCCTCCGTCGCGACCAGCGCCGCGGGGCCCGTCGACTTCGTGGCGCTGCTCGCCCCGCAGATCGCCCGCAGGATGACCCGGACCGCGCAGATCCCGCTGCTCTGCTCGGCGCTGATGGGGGCGCTGATCGTGGTCCTCGCCGACCTGCTCGCCCGCCGCCTGTTCTCGCCCACGGAGCTGCCGGTGGGCGTGCTGACGGCGGCCGTCGGTGCCCCGTACCTGATCTGGCTGATCGTCCGCAGCCGTTCCGTCCGCAATGGAGGCACCTCGTGA
- a CDS encoding ABC transporter ATP-binding protein, whose amino-acid sequence MTAARLSARELTLAYEDRTVVDRLDLAIPDGKVTVIVGPNACGKSTTLRALGRLLKPKSGAVLLDGETLAKLPTKKIAQQIGLLPQTPVAPEAITVADLVARGRQPHQHWWQQWSDADETAVTEAMERTDVAALAERAVDELSGGQRQRVWIAMALAQDTDLLLLDEPTTYLDISHQVEVLDLVRQLNHDRGRTVVVVLHDLNQAARYADHLVAMKSGEVVAEGAPSKIVTEQLVRDVFGLACVVVADPVTGSPLVVPGAPWSAAAPAPSSTPV is encoded by the coding sequence GTGACAGCCGCCCGACTCTCGGCCCGCGAGCTGACCCTCGCCTACGAGGACCGCACGGTCGTCGACCGCCTCGACCTGGCGATCCCCGATGGCAAGGTCACCGTGATCGTCGGGCCCAACGCGTGCGGCAAGTCCACGACGCTCCGGGCACTCGGCCGTCTCCTGAAGCCCAAGAGCGGCGCGGTCCTCCTGGACGGCGAGACGCTCGCCAAGCTGCCCACGAAGAAGATCGCCCAGCAGATCGGGCTGCTCCCGCAGACGCCCGTCGCCCCCGAGGCGATCACCGTCGCCGACCTCGTCGCGCGCGGCCGCCAGCCGCACCAGCACTGGTGGCAGCAGTGGTCCGACGCCGACGAGACGGCGGTGACGGAGGCCATGGAACGTACCGACGTGGCCGCCCTCGCCGAACGCGCCGTCGACGAGCTGTCCGGCGGCCAGCGGCAGCGCGTGTGGATCGCGATGGCCCTGGCCCAGGACACCGACCTGCTGCTCCTCGACGAGCCGACGACGTACCTCGACATCTCCCACCAGGTCGAGGTCCTCGACCTGGTGCGCCAGCTCAACCACGACCGCGGCCGCACGGTCGTGGTCGTCCTGCACGACCTCAACCAGGCCGCGCGGTACGCCGATCACCTCGTCGCCATGAAGTCGGGCGAGGTCGTCGCCGAGGGCGCCCCCTCGAAGATCGTCACCGAACAGCTCGTACGCGACGTCTTCGGCCTGGCGTGTGTCGTCGTAGCGGACCCCGTGACCGGCTCCCCCCTCGTCGTCCCCGGGGCGCCGTGGTCCGCGGCCGCGCCCGCCCCCAGCAGCACCCCCGTTTAA
- a CDS encoding ABC transporter substrate-binding protein, with protein MTLPTHRFRSPLRRRALLTGSLALTGALALSACGSSDSDKDSGSGKTRTLKTAMGDVKVPVAPERVVVLDTAELDSAISLGVKPVGATHVEAESGFPGYLPKDKVSGIKDVGEMMTPNMEAIAALKPDLILTSKIRHAAKYDQLKKIAPTVMTETTGFPWKENFQVHADALGKRAEAKKVVSDYEAHTKKVTEAIGGPAKAKATKVNVLRFIEGADIRLYGEQTYIATLLKDVGLGRAPIAAKAKDGFSYDLSPEKIDLADTDVIFQSTYGDPKKAKQTQTVGSGLWKNMKAVKSGNVHTVKDELWIQGIGYTAANKILDEMQADLTKK; from the coding sequence ATGACCCTCCCCACGCACCGCTTCCGCTCCCCGCTGCGCCGCCGCGCGCTCCTCACCGGCTCCCTGGCCCTGACCGGCGCGCTCGCGCTGTCCGCCTGCGGCTCCTCGGACTCCGACAAGGACTCCGGCTCGGGCAAGACCCGTACCCTCAAGACGGCCATGGGTGACGTGAAGGTCCCCGTCGCCCCCGAGCGGGTCGTCGTCCTCGACACCGCCGAGCTGGACTCCGCGATCTCCCTGGGCGTCAAGCCGGTCGGCGCCACGCACGTCGAGGCCGAGTCGGGCTTCCCGGGCTACCTGCCGAAGGACAAGGTCAGCGGCATCAAGGACGTCGGCGAGATGATGACCCCCAACATGGAGGCCATCGCCGCGCTCAAGCCCGACCTGATCCTCACGTCGAAGATCCGGCACGCCGCCAAGTACGACCAGCTGAAGAAGATCGCGCCGACCGTCATGACGGAGACGACGGGCTTCCCCTGGAAGGAGAATTTCCAGGTGCACGCCGACGCGCTGGGCAAGCGGGCCGAGGCGAAGAAGGTCGTCTCCGACTACGAGGCCCACACCAAGAAGGTCACCGAGGCCATCGGCGGCCCCGCGAAGGCGAAGGCGACGAAGGTCAACGTCCTGCGCTTCATCGAGGGCGCCGACATCCGCCTCTACGGCGAGCAGACCTACATCGCGACGCTCCTCAAGGACGTCGGCCTCGGCCGCGCGCCGATCGCCGCGAAGGCGAAGGACGGCTTCTCCTACGACCTGTCGCCCGAGAAGATCGACCTCGCCGACACGGACGTCATCTTCCAGTCCACGTACGGCGATCCGAAGAAGGCCAAGCAGACGCAGACCGTCGGCAGCGGCCTGTGGAAGAACATGAAGGCCGTGAAGTCCGGCAACGTCCACACCGTCAAGGACGAGCTGTGGATCCAGGGCATCGGCTACACCGCGGCCAACAAGATCCTCGACGAGATGCAGGCGGATCTGACGAAGAAGTAG
- a CDS encoding HAAS signaling domain-containing protein yields MGIESDQLVYDYLSRVGDLAQQRQLPSGARMRLVADLRNQIDRGRAGAGAGGDSPAAVRRILARLGTPEDIVDAAGETPGTPGTPDAPAAVPPQHGGGEDAAKRLRRIVPRPRRAPKTPPPQDLLDLDDPRPSPPHLAGSDELGPSGSEPDWWRLDSSPFGGADTVPGFVGGVEIPEILKPPPDPDDPPRLGKEAAAEAGAEAEEEVEEVEKVGEAESRRRWRPRLPRRPGEGAGLSNPLLLLAAALLIAGAVLGNWLALGGGWLIAYASRRLSRAEAKWAVLGMPGLAVAAGLTWLWGRTDGRWGDPIRDGRMSGAIAETWPWVVRGAAVASALFLVWRSQRRRP; encoded by the coding sequence GTGGGGATCGAGAGCGACCAGCTGGTCTACGACTATCTGAGCAGGGTCGGAGACCTGGCCCAGCAGCGGCAGTTGCCGTCGGGCGCCCGCATGCGCCTGGTCGCCGACCTGCGCAATCAGATCGACCGGGGCAGGGCCGGCGCGGGCGCGGGCGGCGACAGCCCCGCCGCCGTCCGCCGCATCCTGGCGCGGCTCGGCACCCCGGAAGACATCGTCGACGCGGCGGGCGAGACCCCCGGCACTCCCGGCACTCCAGACGCCCCCGCGGCCGTACCCCCGCAGCACGGAGGAGGAGAAGACGCAGCCAAGCGGCTTCGCCGCATCGTGCCCCGGCCCCGCCGTGCCCCCAAGACCCCGCCGCCGCAGGACCTGTTGGACCTGGACGACCCCCGCCCGTCCCCGCCGCATCTCGCGGGCTCGGACGAGCTGGGGCCGAGCGGTTCCGAGCCGGACTGGTGGCGGCTGGACAGCAGCCCCTTCGGCGGCGCGGACACCGTTCCCGGTTTCGTCGGCGGCGTGGAGATCCCCGAAATACTGAAACCCCCACCGGACCCGGACGACCCCCCGCGCCTCGGCAAGGAGGCCGCTGCGGAGGCCGGCGCGGAGGCCGAGGAGGAAGTGGAGGAAGTGGAAAAAGTGGGGGAGGCCGAGAGCCGCCGCCGCTGGCGCCCCCGCCTCCCCCGCCGCCCCGGCGAAGGCGCCGGCCTCAGCAACCCCCTGCTCCTCCTCGCCGCCGCCCTGCTCATCGCCGGTGCCGTCCTCGGCAACTGGCTGGCGCTCGGCGGTGGCTGGCTCATCGCCTACGCCTCCCGCAGGCTCTCCCGCGCCGAGGCGAAGTGGGCCGTGCTGGGGATGCCGGGGCTCGCGGTGGCCGCCGGGCTCACCTGGCTGTGGGGGCGTACGGACGGCCGGTGGGGCGATCCGATCCGGGACGGGCGGATGAGCGGCGCCATCGCCGAGACGTGGCCGTGGGTGGTGCGCGGCGCGGCCGTCGCCTCGGCGCTCTTCCTGGTGTGGAGATCGCAGCGACGACGGCCGTGA
- a CDS encoding GNAT family N-acetyltransferase, with product MRDYVEVPGQLVLRPWSLRDRDSLVAAFKEPEMGRQADQPVDTPTAAADWIERRAGRWADGSEYSFAVTGADGVVLGNVAVGAVDRVHGIGWVSYWTTSGARGQGVATRACVALADWAFEDAGLFRLELGHRVNNPASCRVAMGAGFTIEGRERQKLVYDGTRYDVELHARLASDPFPI from the coding sequence GTGCGTGATTACGTAGAGGTTCCCGGTCAGTTGGTTCTGCGCCCGTGGTCGCTTCGGGACCGTGACAGCTTGGTGGCGGCATTCAAGGAGCCGGAGATGGGTCGTCAGGCTGATCAGCCCGTCGATACGCCGACCGCCGCGGCCGACTGGATCGAGCGGCGTGCCGGTCGGTGGGCCGACGGTTCGGAGTATTCCTTCGCGGTGACCGGTGCCGACGGCGTGGTGCTGGGCAATGTTGCCGTGGGTGCGGTCGATCGGGTGCACGGCATCGGATGGGTGTCGTACTGGACCACGTCCGGCGCACGCGGACAGGGAGTGGCCACGAGAGCATGTGTCGCGCTGGCCGACTGGGCCTTCGAGGACGCGGGTCTGTTCCGGCTGGAGCTGGGGCATCGGGTGAACAACCCGGCCTCGTGCCGAGTCGCCATGGGCGCTGGGTTCACGATAGAAGGCAGGGAGCGCCAGAAGCTCGTCTATGACGGCACGCGCTACGACGTGGAGTTGCACGCTCGCTTGGCCAGTGACCCCTTCCCCATCTGA
- a CDS encoding glycosyltransferase 87 family protein, translated as MADALVYRAEGQAVVGGADLYGFTVTEWELPATYPPFAALLFVPAVWLPLPALKVVFLLGNTALVALLLHLSCRLTGLRPRPSHLCAATALALWLEPVFQTVVFGQINLVLACLVLWDLTRPEGAVGKGFGVGVAAGIKLTPALFIAYLFLVGRVREAVTALAAFAGTVLFGALVLPSATVEFWTRRVFETGRVGKAWIVDNQSLQGLIARALHDAEPGLAWALPAALTAAAGLWLVRRVPADAPGGVLLAALTTLLICPISWSHHWVWCVPLLAFLIAEGRARLAAAVTVLFTARTFWVLPHQGDLDLGLPWWQQPLASPYPLLALALLPLLASAPLLSTYMSTRTEVPSPRAGVDWPHGTSPAEHGDRDRRRTGADRDHRGAPRRVGRP; from the coding sequence ATGGCCGACGCCCTCGTCTATCGCGCTGAGGGGCAGGCCGTCGTCGGCGGTGCGGATCTGTACGGGTTCACCGTCACCGAGTGGGAACTCCCGGCCACCTACCCCCCGTTCGCCGCGCTCCTCTTCGTGCCCGCCGTCTGGCTCCCCCTCCCCGCGCTCAAGGTCGTCTTCCTCCTCGGCAACACCGCCCTCGTCGCCCTCCTCCTGCACCTCTCCTGTCGTCTCACCGGCCTCCGCCCCCGGCCCAGTCACCTCTGCGCCGCCACGGCCCTCGCCCTGTGGCTGGAGCCCGTCTTCCAGACCGTCGTCTTCGGGCAGATCAATCTCGTCCTCGCCTGCCTGGTCCTCTGGGACCTGACCAGACCCGAGGGCGCCGTCGGCAAGGGGTTCGGGGTGGGGGTCGCCGCGGGGATCAAGCTCACTCCGGCGCTGTTCATCGCGTATCTCTTTCTCGTCGGCCGCGTACGCGAAGCCGTCACCGCCCTGGCGGCGTTCGCCGGGACCGTGCTGTTCGGCGCGCTCGTCCTGCCGTCGGCCACCGTCGAGTTCTGGACGCGCCGCGTCTTCGAGACGGGGCGCGTCGGCAAGGCGTGGATCGTCGACAACCAGTCCTTGCAGGGCCTGATCGCCCGCGCCCTGCACGACGCGGAGCCCGGCCTCGCGTGGGCGCTGCCCGCCGCCCTGACCGCCGCCGCGGGCCTGTGGCTGGTCCGCCGCGTCCCCGCCGACGCTCCCGGAGGCGTACTCCTTGCCGCCCTCACGACCCTCCTGATCTGCCCCATCAGCTGGTCCCACCACTGGGTGTGGTGCGTGCCGCTGCTGGCCTTCCTGATCGCGGAGGGCAGGGCGCGCCTGGCCGCCGCCGTGACCGTGCTCTTCACGGCCCGCACCTTCTGGGTACTCCCGCACCAGGGCGACCTCGACCTCGGGCTCCCCTGGTGGCAGCAGCCGCTGGCCTCGCCCTATCCACTGCTCGCCCTGGCGCTGTTGCCGCTGCTGGCCTCGGCGCCGTTGTTGAGTACGTACATGAGTACGAGGACCGAGGTGCCGTCTCCGCGCGCCGGGGTTGACTGGCCGCATGGAACGAGCCCGGCCGAACACGGAGACCGCGACCGCCGCCGCACCGGCGCGGACCGAGACCACCGCGGAGCCCCGCGCCGCGTGGGCCGCCCGTAA
- a CDS encoding DNA repair helicase XPB, whose protein sequence is MNGPLIVQSDKTLLLEVDHEQADACRRAIAPFAELERAPEHIHTYRVTPLGLWNARAAGHDAEQVVDALVEFSRYPVPHALLVDVAETMARYGRLTLSKHPTHGLVLTTTDRPVLEEILRSKKVQPLVGARLDPDTVAVHPSERGQIKQTLLKLGWPAEDLAGYVDGEAHTIDLDESGWALRPYQQQAVEGFWHGGSGVVVLPCGAGKTLVGAGAMAQAKATTLILVTNTVSARQWKHELVKRTSLTEDEIGEYSGTRKEIRPVTIATYQVLTTKRKGIYPHLELFDSRDWGLVIYDEVHLLPAPVFKFTADLQARRRLGLTATLVREDGRESDVFSLIGPKRFDAPWKEIEAQGYIAPADCVEVRVNLTDGERLAYATAEAEEKYRFCATTATKRKVTEALVKKHAGEQTLVIGQYIDQLDELGEHLDAPVIKGETTNAQREKLFDAFRQGEISVLVVSKVANFSIDLPEATVAIQVSGTFGSRQEEAQRLGRVLRPKADGHEARFYSVVARDTIDQDFAAHRQRFLAEQGYAYRIVDADELLAGS, encoded by the coding sequence GTGAACGGTCCCCTCATCGTCCAGTCGGACAAGACACTGCTGCTCGAGGTCGACCACGAGCAGGCCGACGCCTGCCGCCGTGCCATCGCCCCCTTCGCCGAGCTGGAGCGGGCGCCCGAGCACATCCACACCTATCGCGTCACCCCGCTCGGCCTGTGGAACGCGCGCGCCGCCGGGCACGACGCCGAGCAGGTCGTGGACGCCCTCGTGGAGTTCTCCCGCTACCCCGTGCCGCACGCGCTGCTCGTCGACGTGGCCGAGACGATGGCGCGGTACGGACGCCTCACGCTCTCCAAGCACCCCACCCACGGGCTCGTGCTCACCACCACCGACCGGCCCGTGCTCGAAGAGATCCTGCGGTCCAAGAAGGTCCAGCCGCTCGTCGGCGCCCGGCTCGACCCGGACACCGTCGCCGTCCACCCCTCCGAGCGCGGCCAGATCAAGCAGACGCTCCTGAAGCTGGGCTGGCCCGCCGAGGACCTCGCCGGGTACGTCGACGGCGAGGCGCACACGATCGACCTCGACGAGAGCGGCTGGGCGCTGCGGCCCTACCAGCAGCAGGCCGTCGAGGGGTTCTGGCACGGCGGGAGCGGTGTGGTCGTCCTGCCCTGCGGGGCGGGCAAGACCCTCGTCGGCGCCGGGGCCATGGCGCAGGCCAAGGCCACCACCCTCATCCTGGTCACCAACACCGTCTCCGCCCGCCAGTGGAAGCACGAACTGGTGAAGCGGACCTCCCTGACGGAGGACGAGATCGGTGAGTACAGCGGGACCAGGAAAGAGATCCGGCCCGTCACCATCGCCACGTACCAGGTGCTCACGACCAAGCGGAAGGGCATCTACCCCCATCTTGAGCTGTTCGACTCGCGCGACTGGGGCCTCGTCATCTACGACGAGGTGCACCTGCTGCCCGCGCCGGTCTTCAAGTTCACCGCCGACCTCCAGGCGCGCCGCCGCCTCGGGCTCACCGCGACGCTCGTACGCGAGGACGGCCGCGAGTCCGACGTCTTCTCGCTCATCGGCCCCAAGCGGTTCGACGCCCCGTGGAAGGAGATCGAGGCCCAGGGCTACATCGCGCCCGCCGACTGCGTCGAGGTGCGGGTCAACCTGACGGACGGCGAGCGGCTCGCGTACGCCACCGCGGAGGCCGAGGAGAAGTACCGCTTCTGTGCCACCACGGCGACCAAGCGGAAGGTGACCGAGGCGCTGGTCAAGAAGCACGCCGGTGAGCAGACCCTGGTCATCGGGCAGTACATCGACCAGCTCGACGAACTGGGCGAGCACCTGGACGCGCCCGTCATCAAGGGCGAGACCACGAACGCGCAGCGGGAGAAGCTCTTCGACGCCTTCCGGCAGGGCGAGATCTCCGTCCTCGTCGTGTCGAAGGTCGCGAACTTCTCCATCGACCTGCCGGAGGCGACCGTCGCCATCCAGGTGTCGGGCACGTTCGGCTCGCGCCAGGAGGAGGCCCAGCGGCTCGGGCGCGTGCTGCGGCCCAAGGCGGACGGGCACGAGGCCCGCTTCTACTCCGTCGTCGCGCGGGACACCATCGACCAGGACTTCGCCGCGCACCGGCAGCGTTTCCTCGCCGAGCAGGGTTACGCGTACCGGATCGTCGACGCGGACGAACTGCTCGCCGGCAGCTGA
- a CDS encoding helicase C-terminal domain-containing protein produces MSTDEPPHPKAPAPKAPRPAETPRSLAEALRSREDDALAELLHARPDLLSPVPTDLTQLASRAGTRASVVRALERLDRFTQQVAETLAVAQEPTTYEEVLGLLTGDEGDAAVERALPRALGTLHEQALVWGPDDRLRLVRTARELLAPGPQHPSPTGLGPTVAEATAGMSPTRVQDIVAAAGLPTTHDPVSAVGSLTALFTDRARMSALLDEAPAESVEVLSRLVWGPPYGQVTADPARHLRWLMDRGLLLPTAPGTVVLPREAALHLRAGRAHRVPEPTPPPVEVAREHRPQVVDATAAGQAYTALATIEELLKEWDEGGPAVLRAGGLSVRDLKRTAVALDLPEPMAAFWAELAYAAGLVASDGEADERYAATPAYDDWQELPAPERWAALAEAWLAATRTAGLIGGRDGKDRTLSALGPHLDRSAAPEVRRRVLALLAGLPEGASPDPESLLARLRWERPSPASRDLRARMAQWTLNEAELLGVTGRGALSTHGRALLGPSAGGAEAGVAATARGTAGTPAPAPAPAPAKAEGVAPATGAERAVATARAARLLAPLLPQPLDHVLLQADLTAVAPGPLERPLAEALAVLADVESKGGATVYRFTPGSVRRALDAGQAASDLHAFLAAHSRTPVPQPLAYLIDDVARKHGHLRIGAASAYVRCDDEALLNEILADKRSQSLRLRRLAPTVLAAQADPGTLLEGLRTMGFAPAAESPEGDVLITRAHAHRTPPRSAPEPVPDGPPLPDATLIGAAVRAIRAGDLASTAPRKETPRTPSGGLPRTTSAETLATMQAAVMTGETVWIGYVNAEGSASQRMIAPVRVEGGFVTAYDHTADEVRTFPLHRITGVAELADD; encoded by the coding sequence ATGAGCACCGACGAGCCGCCGCACCCCAAGGCCCCCGCCCCCAAGGCGCCGCGCCCCGCGGAGACCCCCCGCTCCCTCGCCGAAGCGCTCCGCTCCCGCGAGGACGACGCCCTCGCTGAGCTGCTCCACGCCCGCCCGGACCTCCTCAGCCCCGTCCCCACCGATCTGACGCAGCTCGCGAGCCGCGCCGGCACCCGGGCCTCCGTGGTCCGCGCCCTGGAGCGGCTCGACCGCTTCACGCAGCAGGTGGCGGAGACCCTGGCGGTGGCCCAGGAACCGACGACGTACGAGGAAGTGCTCGGGCTGCTCACCGGTGACGAGGGGGACGCCGCCGTCGAGCGGGCCCTGCCCCGCGCCCTCGGCACCCTCCACGAGCAGGCCCTCGTCTGGGGCCCCGACGACCGTCTGCGGCTGGTCCGCACCGCCCGCGAACTCCTCGCCCCCGGCCCCCAGCACCCGTCCCCCACGGGCCTCGGCCCGACCGTCGCCGAGGCCACGGCCGGCATGTCGCCCACCCGCGTCCAGGACATCGTCGCGGCGGCCGGCCTGCCCACCACGCACGACCCGGTGTCGGCGGTCGGCTCCCTCACCGCCCTGTTCACCGACCGCGCCCGTATGTCGGCCCTCCTGGACGAGGCGCCCGCCGAGTCCGTGGAGGTCCTGTCCCGTCTGGTGTGGGGCCCTCCCTACGGCCAGGTCACCGCGGATCCGGCCCGTCACCTGCGCTGGCTCATGGACCGCGGGCTGCTCCTGCCCACCGCACCCGGCACGGTCGTACTGCCCCGCGAGGCGGCCCTGCATCTGCGCGCGGGCCGCGCCCACCGCGTGCCCGAGCCGACGCCGCCGCCCGTCGAGGTGGCGCGCGAGCACCGTCCACAGGTTGTGGACGCCACGGCGGCCGGCCAGGCCTACACGGCGCTCGCCACCATCGAGGAGCTGCTCAAGGAGTGGGACGAGGGCGGCCCCGCGGTGCTGCGCGCGGGCGGCCTGAGCGTGCGCGACCTGAAGCGCACGGCGGTGGCGCTCGACCTGCCCGAGCCGATGGCCGCGTTCTGGGCCGAGCTGGCCTACGCGGCGGGCCTGGTGGCCTCCGACGGCGAGGCCGACGAGCGGTACGCGGCGACGCCCGCGTACGACGACTGGCAGGAGCTGCCCGCCCCCGAGCGCTGGGCGGCGCTCGCCGAGGCCTGGCTGGCGGCGACCCGCACGGCGGGCCTGATCGGGGGCCGCGACGGCAAGGACCGCACGCTGTCCGCGCTGGGCCCGCATCTGGACCGCTCGGCGGCGCCCGAGGTACGCCGCCGGGTCCTCGCCCTGCTCGCCGGGCTTCCCGAGGGCGCGTCACCCGACCCCGAGTCGCTCCTGGCCCGCCTCCGCTGGGAGCGCCCGTCCCCCGCGTCGCGGGACCTCCGCGCCCGCATGGCCCAATGGACGCTGAACGAAGCGGAGTTGCTGGGCGTCACGGGCCGAGGGGCGCTCTCGACGCACGGGCGTGCGCTGCTCGGGCCTTCGGCGGGCGGGGCCGAAGCGGGTGTGGCGGCGACCGCGCGGGGGACTGCCGGCACACCCGCACCCGCACCCGCACCCGCACCCGCGAAGGCTGAAGGCGTCGCACCCGCCACCGGCGCCGAGCGTGCCGTCGCCACCGCGCGGGCCGCGCGGCTCCTCGCCCCGCTGCTCCCCCAGCCGCTCGACCACGTCCTGCTCCAGGCCGACCTGACGGCCGTGGCGCCCGGCCCGCTGGAGCGGCCGCTCGCCGAGGCGCTGGCCGTGCTCGCCGACGTCGAGTCCAAGGGCGGCGCGACCGTCTACCGCTTCACGCCCGGTTCCGTACGCCGTGCGCTCGACGCCGGGCAGGCGGCGTCCGATCTGCACGCGTTCCTGGCCGCGCACTCCCGTACGCCGGTCCCGCAGCCCCTCGCGTACTTGATCGACGACGTGGCCCGCAAACACGGCCACCTGCGCATCGGCGCCGCGTCCGCCTACGTGCGCTGCGACGACGAGGCGCTGCTCAACGAGATCCTGGCCGACAAGCGCTCCCAGAGCCTGCGTCTGCGCCGCCTCGCGCCGACCGTGCTGGCCGCGCAGGCGGACCCCGGAACGCTCCTCGAAGGACTGCGCACGATGGGCTTCGCACCGGCCGCGGAGTCCCCGGAGGGCGACGTCCTGATCACCCGCGCCCACGCCCACCGCACCCCGCCGCGCTCGGCGCCCGAGCCGGTGCCGGACGGGCCTCCGCTGCCCGACGCCACGCTGATCGGCGCGGCGGTGCGGGCGATCCGCGCGGGCGACCTGGCGTCGACCGCGCCCCGCAAGGAGACGCCGCGCACCCCGAGCGGCGGGCTCCCCCGCACGACGTCCGCGGAGACCCTCGCCACGATGCAGGCCGCGGTGATGACGGGCGAGACGGTATGGATCGGCTACGTCAACGCCGAGGGCTCGGCGAGCCAGCGGATGATCGCCCCGGTTCGGGTCGAGGGCGGCTTCGTCACGGCGTACGACCATACGGCGGACGAGGTCCGCACGTTTCCTCTCCACCGGATCACGGGCGTGGCCGAACTGGCAGACGACTAG